The proteins below come from a single Halomicroarcula saliterrae genomic window:
- a CDS encoding DUF5658 family protein has product MGRDRSERGGSGGTLFPGQRQLSESHTVLWAVVILASLFDVVTTMVGIQRGLGEGNAVARAFIETYGTPGIGLLKFSALVVVVIAWARFDDRRATAVLVGFALVSLVVVALNAVTLAGV; this is encoded by the coding sequence GTGGGACGTGACAGGTCAGAGCGGGGCGGTAGCGGCGGGACGCTGTTCCCGGGGCAGCGCCAGCTCTCCGAGTCGCATACGGTCCTGTGGGCGGTGGTTATCCTGGCGTCGCTGTTCGACGTCGTGACCACCATGGTCGGCATCCAGCGGGGGCTCGGGGAGGGTAACGCGGTCGCCCGGGCGTTCATCGAGACCTACGGCACGCCCGGCATCGGTCTGTTGAAGTTCAGCGCGCTAGTGGTGGTCGTCATCGCGTGGGCGCGGTTCGACGACCGCCGGGCGACGGCCGTCCTCGTCGGCTTCGCGCTCGTCTCGCTCGTCGTGGTCGCGCTGAACGCGGTGACACTCGCCGGCGTCTGA
- a CDS encoding translation initiation factor IF-6 has product MLRAAFSGSSYVGVFARATDNCVLVRPDVDESLAEDLSEELEVPAIPTTVGHSATVGALATGNENGLLVSSRVRESEIERIQDVVDVPVTELPGRINAAGNVVCCNDSGAYVHPDLSREAVQAVRDGLDVPVERGVVAGVNTVGTAAVATDSGVLCHPKATDGELDALEELLDVPADIGTVNYGGPLVGSGLVANDSGYVCGTDTSGPELGRIDATLGYID; this is encoded by the coding sequence TTGCTCCGCGCGGCATTCTCCGGGTCGTCGTACGTCGGTGTCTTCGCCCGTGCGACCGACAACTGCGTGCTGGTTCGCCCCGACGTAGACGAATCGCTGGCCGAGGACCTGAGCGAGGAGCTCGAAGTGCCCGCCATCCCGACCACCGTGGGTCACTCCGCGACGGTCGGCGCGCTGGCGACCGGCAACGAGAACGGGCTCCTCGTCTCCTCGCGTGTGCGTGAATCCGAAATCGAACGTATCCAGGACGTCGTCGACGTTCCGGTGACGGAGCTACCCGGCCGCATCAACGCCGCCGGGAACGTCGTCTGCTGTAACGACTCGGGGGCGTACGTCCACCCCGACCTCTCCCGCGAGGCCGTTCAGGCGGTGCGAGACGGGCTGGACGTGCCCGTCGAACGCGGCGTCGTCGCCGGCGTCAACACCGTCGGCACCGCCGCCGTCGCCACCGATAGCGGCGTCCTCTGTCATCCGAAGGCCACGGACGGCGAGCTCGACGCGCTGGAGGAGCTGCTCGATGTACCGGCCGACATCGGCACCGTCAACTACGGCGGCCCGCTGGTCGGTTCCGGCCTCGTGGCAAACGACTCCGGCTACGTCTGTGGCACGGACACCTCCGGTCCGGAACTGGGCCGTATCGACGCCACGCTGGGCTACATCGACTGA
- the ftsY gene encoding signal recognition particle-docking protein FtsY, with protein sequence MFDGLKDKLSGFTSDVEEDVDDEAAEDEAVDDEAVDDEAVDDEEAVSEPEADTESEADTTAEADDASTDSDDATSPDADSTPEPPAEAASTEDASVDEDVPADDTSRETDADEVSGAADADDASPEADADDASGDEATDDVPTLAPDEEDDDSGGRSFTEKAKIMATGKTVIEEEDLQKHLDDLELALLSSDVEMSVANEILSGVEENLTGETRRRLSSTGNLVRDALREALFDVISVGQFDFDERVQAADKPVVIIFTGVNGVGKTTTIAKLARYFEDRGLSTVLANGDTYRAGANEQLEKHAQNLDKKIITHEQGSDPTAVVYDAVEYAKANDIDVVLGDTAGRLHTSDDLMAQLAKIDRNIDPDMTLFVDEAVAGQDAVNRAREFDDAAEIDGAVLTKADADPQGGAAISVAHVTGKPILFLGTGQDYGDLEPFDPEEIVDSLFAE encoded by the coding sequence ATGTTCGACGGACTGAAGGACAAGCTCAGCGGGTTCACCAGCGACGTCGAAGAAGACGTCGACGACGAAGCGGCCGAAGACGAAGCGGTCGACGACGAAGCGGTCGACGACGAAGCGGTCGACGACGAGGAGGCCGTTTCGGAGCCCGAGGCGGACACGGAGTCCGAAGCCGATACGACTGCCGAGGCCGATGACGCGTCGACCGACAGTGACGACGCGACCTCGCCCGACGCCGACTCGACACCGGAACCGCCAGCCGAGGCCGCGTCGACCGAGGACGCATCGGTCGACGAAGACGTGCCGGCCGACGACACGTCCCGAGAGACGGATGCCGACGAGGTGTCCGGAGCTGCGGACGCCGACGATGCGTCCCCAGAGGCTGATGCCGACGATGCGTCCGGAGACGAGGCCACCGACGACGTTCCGACGCTGGCACCCGACGAGGAAGACGACGACAGCGGTGGGCGGAGCTTCACCGAGAAGGCCAAAATCATGGCCACGGGGAAGACCGTCATCGAAGAGGAGGACCTCCAGAAGCATCTGGACGACCTCGAACTCGCCTTGCTGTCCAGCGACGTGGAGATGAGCGTCGCCAACGAGATTCTCTCCGGCGTGGAGGAGAACCTCACCGGCGAGACGCGCCGGCGGCTCTCCAGTACGGGCAACTTGGTCCGGGACGCGCTGCGTGAAGCCCTGTTCGACGTCATCAGCGTCGGCCAGTTCGACTTCGACGAGCGGGTGCAGGCGGCCGACAAGCCCGTCGTCATCATCTTCACCGGCGTCAACGGCGTCGGGAAGACGACGACTATCGCAAAACTCGCCCGCTACTTCGAGGACCGCGGGCTCTCGACGGTGCTGGCCAACGGCGACACCTACCGGGCCGGCGCGAACGAGCAACTCGAAAAGCACGCCCAGAACCTCGACAAGAAGATTATCACCCACGAGCAGGGGTCGGACCCGACGGCCGTCGTCTACGACGCGGTCGAGTACGCCAAGGCCAACGATATCGACGTGGTGCTGGGCGACACGGCGGGTCGCCTCCACACCTCCGACGATCTGATGGCCCAGCTGGCCAAAATCGACCGCAACATCGACCCCGATATGACGCTGTTCGTCGACGAGGCCGTCGCGGGGCAGGACGCGGTCAACCGCGCCCGCGAGTTCGACGACGCGGCCGAAATCGACGGCGCGGTGCTGACGAAGGCCGACGCCGACCCGCAGGGCGGTGCGGCCATCTCGGTGGCCCACGTCACCGGCAAACCGATTCTCTTCCTGGGAACCGGGCAGGACTACGGCGATCTCGAACCGTTCGACCCCGAGGAAATCGTCGATAGCCTGTTCGCCGAGTGA
- the rpl18a gene encoding 50S ribosomal protein L18Ae: protein MSTYTVRGSFPARDGPQQFEQEVEAPNEDVATERVYSNFGSQHNLKRTQISIDEVAA from the coding sequence ATGAGCACGTACACTGTTCGCGGTAGTTTCCCGGCCCGAGACGGGCCACAGCAGTTCGAACAGGAGGTCGAGGCGCCGAACGAGGACGTCGCCACCGAGCGCGTCTACAGTAACTTCGGCTCCCAGCACAACCTCAAGCGCACACAGATCTCCATCGACGAGGTGGCAGCATGA
- a CDS encoding 50S ribosomal protein L39e — MSKKSKAKKKRLAKLDKQNSRVPSWVMLKTDREVQRNPKRRHWRRGDTDE; from the coding sequence ATGAGCAAGAAGTCGAAGGCCAAGAAGAAGCGTCTGGCCAAACTCGACAAGCAGAACAGTCGCGTCCCGTCTTGGGTCATGCTCAAGACCGACCGCGAAGTCCAGCGCAACCCGAAGCGCCGACACTGGCGCCGGGGCGACACTGACGAATAA
- the pfdA gene encoding prefoldin subunit alpha, which produces MGGGGGGGGMQQLQQEIEQLEQEMEAIDEEVERLQGKKSDIDDAIEAIDVLESGATVQVPIGGEAYVRATVDDIDEIVVSLGGGYAAERDQGGAVDTLETKKETLDGHIEGLQDDKAEVEGEMSELEQQAQQMQQQQMQQMMQQQEEQQSDE; this is translated from the coding sequence ATGGGCGGCGGTGGCGGTGGCGGCGGCATGCAGCAGCTCCAGCAGGAGATCGAGCAGCTCGAACAGGAGATGGAGGCCATCGACGAGGAAGTCGAGCGCCTGCAGGGGAAGAAATCCGACATCGACGACGCCATCGAGGCCATCGACGTGCTGGAGTCGGGCGCGACGGTGCAGGTCCCCATCGGCGGCGAGGCCTACGTCCGCGCGACGGTCGACGACATCGACGAGATCGTCGTCTCCCTGGGCGGCGGCTACGCCGCGGAGCGCGACCAGGGCGGCGCCGTCGACACGCTCGAAACGAAAAAAGAGACCCTCGACGGCCACATCGAAGGACTGCAGGACGACAAGGCCGAGGTCGAGGGCGAGATGAGCGAACTCGAACAGCAGGCCCAGCAGATGCAACAACAGCAGATGCAGCAGATGATGCAACAGCAGGAAGAGCAGCAGTCCGACGAGTAA
- a CDS encoding ZIP family metal transporter, which yields MVAFENVAFVFVAGLLTALATGLGAVPFFLVDDFSDRWNVLLWGLASGIMVAASVFGLVREGLNYGSPILLVPGLLTGVVLVVVGHEALEGFDHGPKKFEQADFKKLVLILGILTVHSFPEGVAVGVSFAELGLDGAGAGDSVAIAGLAVPLLAVFMTVAISIHNVPEGTAIAIPLRSLGVSEPKMVWWAVFSSLPQPVGAVIAYYFVTLAREFLPFGFGFAAGAMIYLVATEFVPEALEYGQNLAGGGKRELLTGVLAGVLAMVPLAFV from the coding sequence ATGGTCGCCTTCGAGAACGTCGCCTTCGTCTTCGTCGCCGGGTTGCTGACGGCGCTGGCGACCGGTCTGGGGGCCGTTCCGTTCTTTCTGGTCGACGACTTCTCGGACCGATGGAACGTGTTGCTGTGGGGGCTCGCCTCGGGTATCATGGTCGCTGCGTCGGTGTTCGGGTTGGTGCGGGAAGGGCTCAACTACGGTTCACCGATTCTCCTGGTGCCGGGCCTGCTCACCGGCGTCGTCCTCGTCGTCGTCGGTCACGAGGCCCTGGAGGGCTTCGACCACGGGCCCAAAAAGTTCGAGCAGGCCGACTTCAAGAAGCTGGTGCTCATCCTCGGCATCCTGACGGTCCACAGTTTCCCCGAGGGGGTCGCCGTCGGCGTCTCCTTCGCGGAGCTCGGGCTGGACGGGGCCGGGGCGGGCGACTCGGTCGCTATCGCGGGCCTCGCCGTCCCGCTGCTTGCGGTGTTCATGACGGTGGCTATCTCCATCCACAACGTCCCGGAGGGGACGGCTATCGCCATCCCGCTGCGGTCACTCGGCGTCAGCGAGCCGAAGATGGTGTGGTGGGCCGTCTTCTCCTCGCTGCCCCAGCCCGTCGGCGCGGTCATCGCCTACTACTTCGTGACGCTGGCGCGGGAGTTCCTCCCCTTTGGATTCGGCTTTGCAGCCGGTGCGATGATCTACCTCGTCGCGACGGAGTTCGTTCCCGAGGCGCTGGAGTACGGCCAGAACCTCGCCGGCGGCGGCAAGCGGGAACTACTGACCGGGGTCCTCGCCGGCGTGCTGGCGATGGTGCCGCTCGCGTTCGTCTAG
- a CDS encoding 50S ribosomal protein L31e: MSAGDFEERVVTIPLRDARAEPNHKKADKAIRLVREHLAQHFSVEEDAVRIDPSINETTWARGRSSPPSKLRVRAARFEEEGEAVVEAETAE, encoded by the coding sequence ATGAGCGCCGGTGACTTTGAGGAGCGTGTCGTCACGATTCCGCTCCGCGACGCGAGAGCCGAGCCGAACCACAAGAAGGCCGACAAGGCGATCCGACTCGTCCGCGAGCACCTCGCCCAGCACTTCTCCGTCGAGGAGGACGCCGTCCGTATCGACCCCTCGATAAACGAGACGACGTGGGCCCGAGGCCGGTCGAGCCCGCCGAGCAAGCTTCGCGTGCGCGCCGCCCGCTTCGAGGAAGAGGGCGAGGCAGTCGTCGAAGCAGAGACAGCGGAATAA
- the thpR gene encoding RNA 2',3'-cyclic phosphodiesterase, giving the protein MSKRLFVSVDLDGLAHAVADVQQRFEDTAGLRLTDPEQAHVTLKFLGDTDPERVDDLVDALETAVEDSGVDPFEAHFGGLGVFPSLDYISVVWVGVREDHGDRELTALHETVEDRTTAMGFEAEEHEFTPHATIARLDHAGGKAQVRRVVEHDDPDVGRLPVEELRLTESVLRDDGPVYRTVDSIAL; this is encoded by the coding sequence ATGAGCAAACGACTGTTCGTCAGCGTCGACCTCGACGGTCTGGCCCACGCCGTAGCCGACGTACAACAGCGGTTCGAGGACACCGCTGGCCTGCGACTGACCGACCCGGAGCAGGCCCACGTCACCCTCAAATTCCTCGGTGACACCGACCCGGAGCGCGTCGACGACCTCGTGGACGCGCTCGAAACGGCCGTCGAGGACAGCGGTGTCGACCCGTTCGAGGCCCACTTCGGAGGGCTCGGCGTCTTCCCGTCGCTCGACTACATCAGCGTCGTCTGGGTCGGCGTCCGGGAGGACCACGGTGACCGGGAACTGACGGCGCTCCACGAGACCGTCGAGGACCGAACCACGGCGATGGGGTTCGAGGCCGAGGAACACGAGTTCACGCCCCACGCCACCATTGCCCGGCTGGACCACGCCGGCGGGAAAGCGCAGGTCCGCCGCGTCGTCGAGCACGACGACCCTGACGTGGGCCGACTGCCGGTCGAGGAACTCCGTCTCACGGAGAGCGTCCTGCGGGACGACGGTCCGGTGTACCGTACCGTAGACTCGATTGCGCTCTGA